The following coding sequences are from one Acidimicrobiales bacterium window:
- a CDS encoding nuclear transport factor 2 family protein, with translation MRTKSDVVAAIYQAFAEGDVGTILTHLTDDVDWAPEASGTVAPWWGQYEGKDEVPGFFRALAEAVDVTEFTPLAMVEGPEDVMAIIRFGVTVKSTGRSGTMALHHWWHFEGDKVARYRGTEDTDLTARLFAS, from the coding sequence ATGAGGACCAAGAGCGACGTCGTCGCCGCCATCTACCAGGCCTTCGCGGAGGGGGATGTGGGGACGATCCTCACCCACCTCACCGACGACGTGGACTGGGCGCCCGAGGCCTCGGGCACCGTCGCCCCCTGGTGGGGTCAGTACGAGGGCAAGGACGAGGTCCCCGGGTTCTTCCGGGCGCTGGCCGAGGCGGTCGACGTCACCGAGTTCACGCCGCTGGCCATGGTCGAGGGCCCCGAAGACGTCATGGCCATCATCCGCTTCGGGGTCACGGTGAAGTCGACCGGGCGCTCCGGGACCATGGCGCTCCACCACTGGTGGCACTTCGAGGGCGACAAGGTGGCCCGCTACCGCGGCACCGAGGACACCGACCTGACCGCCCGCCTCTTCGCCAGCTGA
- a CDS encoding TetR/AcrR family transcriptional regulator — protein sequence MLKAGRDLLDAEGPDAVTHLRIGEATGIARTTIYRHWPDHEALLAAVLSDTGTAPVGPDTGEVRGDLHLYLDQLRTGVGRRREHAGMTELVARSEGDRTFADLRRARIERRLGPLRDILTRGVERGELRAELDVDEVAIDFVAPVFFRRFFLGERLSDERIDTMVDEFLTRHGT from the coding sequence GTGCTGAAGGCCGGGCGGGACCTGCTCGACGCCGAGGGCCCTGACGCCGTCACCCACCTGCGCATCGGCGAGGCCACCGGGATCGCCCGCACCACCATCTACCGCCACTGGCCCGACCACGAGGCCCTCCTGGCCGCCGTCCTCAGCGACACGGGCACGGCGCCGGTCGGCCCCGACACGGGCGAGGTACGGGGCGACCTGCACCTCTACCTCGACCAGCTCCGCACCGGCGTCGGCCGCCGCCGCGAGCACGCCGGCATGACCGAGCTGGTGGCGCGCTCGGAGGGCGACCGCACGTTCGCCGACCTGCGCCGCGCCCGCATCGAGCGTCGCCTCGGGCCGCTACGGGACATCCTCACCCGGGGCGTCGAGCGGGGCGAGCTCCGGGCCGAACTCGACGTCGACGAGGTGGCCATCGACTTCGTGGCCCCGGTCTTCTTCCGTCGCTTCTTCCTCGGCGAGCGCCTTTCCGACGAGCGCATCGACACCATGGTCGACGAGTTCCTCACCCGCCACGGCACCTGA
- a CDS encoding class I SAM-dependent methyltransferase: MTPPGGADPLYDAIGVGYSAKRRPDPRVAAQIHGHLGSPAERPHLLNVGAGTGSYEPDDRRITAVEPSPEMIRQRPAAPPTTQVVRAVGGALPFPDGTFDAATALLTVHHWPDIDAGLAEVRRVTTGPVVVFTFDFEVHGRQWLVTDYFPEMLQFDVDLPAPTALADALGGGTVEVVPVPRDCTDGFMHAWWCRPEAYLDPGVRAAISGLARLPDDVVAAGVERLAQDLASGAFAERHADLLTQDAIDGGYRLVISPGAG; the protein is encoded by the coding sequence ATGACCCCGCCCGGAGGAGCGGACCCGCTGTACGACGCCATCGGCGTCGGGTACTCGGCCAAGCGCCGACCCGACCCGCGGGTCGCCGCCCAGATCCACGGCCACCTCGGGTCGCCGGCCGAGCGGCCCCACCTGCTCAACGTCGGCGCCGGGACGGGCTCCTACGAGCCCGACGACCGGCGGATCACCGCGGTCGAGCCGTCGCCCGAGATGATCCGCCAGCGCCCGGCGGCGCCCCCCACCACCCAGGTGGTCCGGGCGGTCGGCGGCGCCCTTCCCTTCCCGGACGGCACCTTCGACGCGGCCACCGCCCTGCTCACCGTCCACCACTGGCCCGACATCGATGCCGGGCTGGCCGAGGTGCGCCGGGTCACGACCGGGCCGGTGGTGGTCTTCACCTTCGACTTCGAGGTGCACGGCCGCCAGTGGCTGGTCACCGACTACTTCCCCGAGATGCTCCAGTTCGACGTCGACCTGCCCGCGCCCACCGCGCTGGCCGACGCCCTCGGCGGCGGCACCGTCGAGGTGGTGCCGGTCCCCCGCGACTGCACCGACGGGTTCATGCACGCCTGGTGGTGCCGACCCGAGGCCTACCTCGACCCCGGCGTGCGGGCCGCCATCTCCGGGCTCGCTCGCCTGCCCGACGACGTGGTGGCCGCCGGCGTCGAGCGCCTCGCGCAGGACCTGGCCTCCGGCGCGTTCGCCGAGCGCCACGCCGACCTGCTCACCCAGGACGCCATCGACGGGGGCTACCGCCTCGTCATCAGTCCCGGCGCCGGCTGA
- a CDS encoding alpha/beta hydrolase encodes MGDPTRVRFRTVHGHRRAYRIAGSGPPLLLLHGIGDSSVGWLDVMDELAEDHTVIAPDLLGHGQSARPRADYSVAAYANGMRDLLTLLGVDRVTVVGHSLGGGVAAQFAYQYPERCERLVLVATGGVAKAVNPFLRIAAAPLAEIFLVPLSLPFAKPIGRLGLEALRLSGTDLGRDHDQIARVFDALPDRDARVAFTRTLRSGVDWRGQVVTLRDRCYLAEAMPTLIVWGTRDGVIPVSHAHAAHAAMPGSRLELFEGAGHFPHHDDPERFVELIQTFVATTRPADHDPAHWRDLLESGRPGSDASGDDPLPRLDLAPSGTDARPRAVKTA; translated from the coding sequence ATGGGTGACCCGACCCGCGTCCGCTTCCGCACCGTGCACGGCCACCGCCGGGCCTACCGCATCGCCGGCAGCGGGCCGCCCCTGCTGCTCCTGCACGGCATCGGCGACAGCTCGGTGGGCTGGCTCGACGTCATGGACGAGCTGGCCGAGGACCACACCGTCATCGCCCCCGACCTGCTGGGCCACGGGCAGTCGGCCCGACCCCGCGCGGACTACTCGGTGGCGGCCTACGCCAACGGCATGCGCGACCTGCTCACCCTCCTCGGGGTCGACCGGGTCACCGTGGTGGGCCACTCCCTCGGCGGCGGCGTGGCCGCCCAGTTCGCCTACCAGTACCCCGAGCGCTGTGAGCGCCTGGTGCTCGTGGCCACCGGCGGCGTGGCCAAGGCCGTCAACCCGTTCCTGCGGATCGCCGCCGCGCCCCTCGCCGAGATCTTCCTCGTCCCCCTCAGCCTCCCCTTCGCCAAGCCCATCGGCCGCCTCGGCCTCGAGGCCCTCCGCCTCAGCGGCACCGACCTGGGCCGCGACCACGACCAGATCGCCCGGGTCTTCGACGCCCTGCCCGACCGGGACGCCCGGGTGGCCTTCACCCGCACCCTGCGCTCCGGGGTGGACTGGCGGGGCCAGGTGGTCACCCTGCGGGACCGGTGCTACCTGGCCGAGGCGATGCCCACCCTCATCGTGTGGGGCACCCGCGACGGCGTGATCCCGGTCAGCCACGCCCACGCCGCCCACGCGGCCATGCCGGGCAGCCGCCTCGAGCTGTTCGAGGGCGCCGGCCACTTCCCCCACCACGACGACCCCGAGCGCTTCGTCGAGCTCATCCAGACCTTCGTGGCCACCACCCGCCCGGCCGACCACGACCCGGCCCACTGGCGCGACCTGCTCGAGTCCGGCCGGCCCGGCAGCGACGCCTCCGGCGACGACCCGCTCCCCCGGCTCGACCTCGCCCCCAGCGGCACCGACGCCCGGCCCCGGGCGGTCAAGACCGCCTGA
- a CDS encoding SEC-C domain-containing protein yields MSTFDAERIAFVFGPDVGADVFDDLDDPSDLDQRSYVYDERFPEDLSGPQHVARSVIANQILDGQPPEVWATAQRLLAAGVEPESAFRQLTMVLASQLRDALAERALFDPDAYTAALARLPLPEAGEVEAALVERAGAQPGIGLDDLQAQVVEALGGVADDPVVEMLLDTVTDQLLRVGVLELLAGDRVVSPFALTGGLVLTHRLSEDEQRTGVLDVAFDLPIVAERELLELTDGSPVELSGEHARDLLWVGPDGWLDGFAPGDLLAVRVEDVNPAGGGEAEEQGRGAPVGRVAIEVVAESEADPGLAERLRAVYDGEVAEPWVPIPAGDLLLGLQLEDPDTFRRPRPPLTELAAAAGLERRGDEVAHDESVWRSGRQLARFGRILDFFGREEEAAGDEARFVLYLADVIDGEDPEDIGLAGLDGVNPTTIRRALAALDDELVLLFVADELADALGDPDTSSWAEGLVDVLVDAATRSHDVAAARYLAARVAEGAGETLVAEQHLVLAEKADPENPAVVDRLAWYVSDRGDALRAARLWHRLEPTPVIEEDLAHLAPFLEMARSSAGSEPGRNDPCWCGSGRKYKQCHLGEVPVPPLADRVPWLMRKSVAYVTRRLDRTEDDALAVAFARTVDLVDPSAVVESFQDPLVLDLVLTEGGWFDEFLTERGPLLPDDEALLAASWLLVDRSVHELVEAAPGAHLTLLDLRSGERHVVVDHAFAHTARVGDRYCLRVVPDGEGHQIAGGVFAVAPGTEARVFDLLDEGDPVAIAGYVADLERPPTLVLPDGRRVTVAELEEFAAAEDDGEAAVTLDPDDPEVAEALQSFIVEMERRWCDEPVPALDGKTPRECAADPTRRDALERLLRDFERRAGDAPENSGTFDVNRLRALLDL; encoded by the coding sequence ATGAGCACCTTCGACGCCGAGCGCATCGCCTTCGTGTTCGGGCCCGACGTCGGCGCCGACGTCTTCGACGACCTCGACGACCCGAGCGACCTCGACCAGCGCTCGTACGTCTACGACGAGCGCTTCCCCGAGGACCTGAGCGGGCCACAGCACGTCGCGCGGTCGGTGATCGCCAACCAGATCCTCGACGGGCAGCCGCCCGAGGTGTGGGCCACGGCCCAGCGCCTGCTGGCCGCCGGCGTCGAGCCCGAGTCGGCCTTCCGGCAGCTCACCATGGTGCTCGCCTCCCAACTGCGCGACGCGCTCGCCGAGCGTGCCCTGTTCGATCCCGACGCCTACACCGCCGCCCTCGCCCGTCTCCCCCTCCCCGAGGCCGGCGAGGTCGAGGCGGCGCTGGTCGAGCGCGCCGGGGCACAGCCGGGCATCGGGCTGGACGATCTGCAGGCGCAGGTCGTCGAGGCGCTCGGGGGTGTCGCCGACGACCCGGTCGTCGAGATGTTGCTGGACACGGTGACCGACCAGCTCCTTCGCGTCGGCGTCCTCGAGTTGCTCGCCGGCGACCGGGTGGTCAGCCCGTTCGCGCTCACCGGCGGCCTCGTCCTCACCCACCGCCTGAGCGAGGACGAGCAGCGGACGGGGGTGCTCGACGTGGCCTTCGACCTGCCCATCGTGGCTGAGCGTGAGCTCCTCGAGTTGACCGACGGCTCGCCGGTCGAGCTCTCGGGCGAGCACGCACGCGACCTCCTGTGGGTGGGGCCCGACGGGTGGCTCGATGGGTTCGCACCGGGCGACCTGCTTGCGGTGCGGGTCGAGGACGTCAACCCGGCCGGCGGCGGTGAGGCGGAGGAGCAGGGCCGTGGTGCTCCCGTGGGCCGGGTGGCCATCGAGGTGGTCGCCGAGTCCGAGGCCGACCCGGGTCTCGCCGAGCGCCTACGGGCCGTCTACGACGGCGAGGTGGCCGAGCCGTGGGTACCCATCCCCGCAGGCGACCTGTTGCTCGGTCTCCAGCTCGAGGACCCCGACACCTTCCGACGTCCCCGCCCGCCGCTGACCGAGCTGGCGGCCGCCGCCGGGCTCGAACGACGAGGCGACGAGGTCGCCCACGACGAGTCCGTCTGGCGGTCAGGTCGGCAGCTGGCCCGCTTCGGCCGCATCCTCGACTTCTTCGGCCGGGAGGAAGAGGCCGCCGGCGACGAGGCCCGCTTCGTCCTGTACCTGGCCGACGTCATCGACGGCGAGGACCCGGAAGACATCGGGCTGGCGGGCCTCGACGGGGTGAACCCGACGACGATCCGTCGCGCCCTGGCCGCGCTCGACGACGAGCTCGTCCTGCTCTTCGTGGCCGACGAGCTCGCCGACGCGCTCGGCGACCCCGACACGTCGAGTTGGGCCGAGGGCCTCGTCGACGTGCTGGTCGACGCCGCCACCCGTTCGCACGACGTCGCCGCCGCCCGCTACCTGGCCGCCCGGGTGGCCGAGGGGGCGGGCGAGACGCTCGTGGCCGAGCAGCACCTCGTCCTCGCCGAGAAGGCCGACCCCGAGAACCCCGCGGTGGTCGACCGCCTCGCCTGGTACGTGTCCGACCGCGGCGACGCCCTGCGGGCGGCCCGGCTGTGGCATCGGCTCGAGCCGACCCCCGTCATCGAGGAGGACCTCGCCCACCTGGCGCCGTTCCTCGAGATGGCGAGGTCGTCGGCTGGGTCGGAACCCGGCCGCAACGACCCCTGCTGGTGCGGCTCGGGGCGCAAGTACAAGCAGTGCCACCTCGGCGAGGTGCCGGTGCCGCCCCTCGCCGACCGGGTGCCGTGGCTCATGCGGAAGTCGGTCGCCTACGTCACCCGCCGCCTCGACCGCACCGAGGACGACGCCCTCGCCGTGGCCTTCGCCCGCACCGTCGACCTGGTCGACCCGTCGGCCGTGGTCGAGTCCTTCCAGGACCCGCTCGTGCTCGACCTGGTGCTGACCGAGGGCGGCTGGTTCGACGAGTTCCTCACCGAGCGGGGCCCGCTGCTGCCCGACGACGAGGCCCTGCTGGCGGCGAGCTGGCTGCTGGTCGACCGCAGCGTCCACGAGCTGGTCGAGGCGGCGCCCGGGGCACACCTGACCCTGCTCGACCTGCGCAGCGGTGAGCGCCACGTGGTGGTCGACCACGCCTTCGCCCACACGGCGCGGGTGGGGGATCGCTACTGCCTGCGGGTGGTACCCGACGGCGAGGGCCACCAGATCGCCGGCGGGGTCTTCGCGGTGGCCCCCGGCACCGAGGCACGGGTGTTCGACCTTCTCGACGAGGGCGACCCCGTCGCCATCGCCGGCTACGTCGCCGACCTCGAACGACCGCCGACGCTGGTGCTGCCGGACGGCCGCAGGGTGACCGTGGCCGAACTGGAGGAATTCGCGGCCGCCGAGGACGACGGCGAGGCCGCCGTGACCCTCGATCCTGATGACCCCGAGGTGGCCGAGGCGCTCCAGTCGTTCATCGTGGAGATGGAGCGGCGCTGGTGCGACGAGCCCGTGCCGGCGCTGGACGGCAAGACGCCCCGTGAGTGCGCCGCCGACCCCACGCGTCGCGACGCCCTCGAGCGCCTGCTGCGCGACTTCGAGCGTCGTGCCGGCGACGCCCCCGAGAACAGCGGCACCTTC